From a single Nocardioides panacis genomic region:
- a CDS encoding flavodoxin family protein, with the protein MTDLTALVLVCTLSKSPAESSSDLIGRQVLAELEKHDVAGELVRVVDHDVRFGVSTDEGDGDEWPTIRAKLLAADILVIATPIWLGQPSSVTKMVLERLDAELSETDDEGRLLTYGKVAAVAVVGNEDGAHHTVAECLQALNDTGFTVAANAGTYWVGEAMQSVDYKDHDVSPEATTAANKSVAANTAHLARLLKANPYPPS; encoded by the coding sequence ATGACTGACCTCACCGCCCTCGTCCTCGTCTGCACCCTGAGCAAGTCACCGGCCGAGTCCAGCTCGGACCTCATCGGACGCCAAGTCCTCGCCGAGCTCGAGAAGCACGACGTGGCCGGAGAGCTGGTCCGGGTCGTCGACCATGACGTCCGGTTCGGGGTCAGCACCGACGAAGGTGACGGGGACGAGTGGCCGACCATCCGTGCCAAGCTTCTCGCCGCCGACATCCTCGTTATCGCCACCCCGATCTGGCTCGGGCAGCCGTCCTCGGTGACGAAGATGGTTCTCGAGCGGCTCGACGCCGAGCTCTCCGAGACCGACGACGAGGGGCGGTTGCTCACCTACGGGAAGGTCGCCGCGGTCGCGGTCGTCGGGAACGAGGACGGCGCCCACCACACGGTCGCCGAGTGCCTCCAGGCCTTGAACGACACCGGCTTCACGGTCGCCGCGAACGCTGGCACGTACTGGGTCGGGGAAGCGATGCAGTCGGTCGACTACAAGGACCACGACGTCAGCCCCGAGGCGACCACGGCGGCGAACAAGTCGGTCGCCGCGAACACCGCACACCTGGCCCGGTTGCTGAAGGCGAACCCGTACCCGCCCAGCTGA